From Bubalus bubalis isolate 160015118507 breed Murrah chromosome 17, NDDB_SH_1, whole genome shotgun sequence:
gactcttgtgatccccatggactgtagcccaccaggctcttccatccatggaatttcccaggcatgaatactggagtgggttgccattcctcctccaggggatcttcccaactcagagatcgaacccatgttgcctgcatttgaggcgggttctttaccattgagccacctgggaagcctcactaGATGTATAGTAAATGACTAATAatacttgcatttattttttgtttttggccacgaggcatgtggaatcctagctgcccagctagggatcaaacccatgcattggaagcacagagtctcgaccactggactgccagggaagtccaatatgtACATTTACTTAATACTTTCCCTTCTAAATATTCTCAGGCTTAATCCACACACCCTATGGGATAGGTATTATTCCTAAACCCATTTTAAGGATTATTTATGTGaaggtcagagaggttaagagtCTGACAAAGGGCAGACTGGAATTCCAGAGTTTGTACTAGGGACCCTAGAATTCCCATGCTTCAGTTCAACCTAGAGCAAGTCCTGCTCTTTGTCAGCCTGTTTTGGATGACATCATAGGGGGATGGGATTGGTGGATACCATCCAACTGGAGGAGTTGCCTCTTTCAGGGCCATCCTCAAGCCAATGTCAGTTTGCaacttataaaaagaaaactaacagtTGAGACATGAAACCTGCCACAGGAAGGGTGACTGAAAGCCACACCCATTAAGGTGGCACCTGACCTTCCAGTCATCACTCAGTATCTGGGGTGTGCCAGCCACAGTACACAGCCTCAATAAAGAGGAGCCCCAGGTCAGCCAGACACCCCTGGTTTCCTGTACACTCTGGCCCTTTATTCCACAGGGTACTGGAGAGGAGTGTCCTTAAAGAAGGGTGAGTGTGCCAGCAGATAGGTAGGTGCATAGCTGCATACCCAGCCACATGTGGTATTCTCAAGACAGATGGCAGTATCCCTGGAGCTGTTTGATACCCCAGCTTCTAGGCTGAactcctttgtggctcagtgcCAGCATAACATCAAGGCATGGAAAGAAGACGTGGTGAAGGCTGTGCAGTCCGTGGAGAAGTTCCTGAAGAAGCAGCACTTCCGGGGGGACCATGGGCTGGACCAGAAGGTGCTGAAGGTGATCCAGGTGAGACTGGTCCCCTCCACTTCCCAGCCAGGGCTGGGCAAAACCCAACCCGTGGGTCCATGTCTCTGAGGATGCTAGGGACCTCTTGCCTCATTATCCCTAGTCCATGCTACTGACATCTCAAGACACAGCATCCCAACACACTGCTGCCTCGAGCAGAGCAAGTTGAGTAAGGAAGCTAATAATAGTAGTGCACATTCTGGATGCACGTGCCTAAGCCCTTCACATGTACTGCCTCTAATTTGTACACCCTCTGAAGTGTGCGCCAGTCtttccagtttacagatgagcaCAGTGCAAACTCAGTGACTTAAGATCTATAATGGCTAAATGCAATGCAAGGTCTCTGGTTGAATCTTGGTGTGAATGGACCATCCGTAGAATATAATTTGGGAACAACTGGGGAAATTTCAGTATGGCCAGAATATtagattttatatgtatatatatgggaatttttttttttgaagtgtaatAGTTTTGTGGTTGTGGGGGCAAATGTTCTCTTTGGTTGGACATAAATGCTAAAGTATTTATGGACAATGGTCCTTagtttctgtaatttattttattattattattttttaagatttttggatGCAGACCGTTTTTAAAGtcttgaatttgctacaatattgcttctgttttatgttttggtgttttggtctCGAGACTtagttccagaccagggattgaacctgcatgccctgtgttggaaggtgatgtcataaccactggacagtcagggaagtccctgtaaattACTTTAAAGTGGCTTAGTTGAAGCAAACATGGCAAGTTTAGACTTGTTGAATCTGATGGGGCGGAGGTAtaaatgttctttgttttctctttctatttttatgtttacAATTTTTGATAaaggaaagttttttttgttgttgttgtttttaaatggaaGATCAGGGAGATGAGGACTtactgaaggtcacacagctggtggtgAAGCTGGGATTTCTTAGTCCACTCTGGGCTGCCCCCACTGAGCTTTTTCACCCCCAAACCCTTTCAGGAGCTGCCTCTCGTCACCTCTGGTCCTAACTAGGATAATACTCCAAGCGGATCAAAACTAGAAAGGTGTGATGAGAAAAAATTACTTTTGAGGTGtgatgaggaaaaacaaaaaaacaattttctttttctgagttgcTGCCTAGGCGCCTTACAATATGATGATCCTGCTAACACCAAAAGTCCAGAGTCTGGACCTTTAGATAAATTTTGGGCACCCTGCAAGTTTATGCTTTGCTTCTCCTGGTAGAACCTTTTAAAATAACCAGTTATTAGGCTTCACCGgcggtctggtggttaagactctgaactcctaCTGCGGGGACACGGATTTGATTCCCGGTCAGAGAAATTCCATAAGCCAcacaatgcagccaaaataaataacgaaaatttttttaagttttttttaatatagagtcAAGAtggactttttaaattaaaaaataaaataaaataaccactTCAAAGTTAAGCCTGCGAAACGTTAGTAACCTCTGCCCCAATCACCTTGTAAGAACTAGATGCTTTCTACCCTGCTAAATTGTGACCTGGGGAGAAGGCCTGCTCTCTCCCCAGTTCACTGAGTCCCCTTGCTTCTGGGATCTGTAGTAATaagcctttttttaaattaatttttaatgaatttttattggagtatagttgctttagaatgttagtttctgctgtacagcaaagggatgcAGTTGTACCTGTATATATATCCACTCCGTTTgacatttccttcccatttaggtcaccacagagcactgagtagagttccctgagctgtacagtaggtcctcaaTAGTTATCTGTTTGTGTAAGTAATAAATCTTATACTCCACTTCCTCTGTATGGGTATACTGAAACTGTGTCTTTCCTCCAAATGGCCCCGTGAGTTTCATTACCCTACAGGGGAGCTTGCTGGGGCAGCTACCTGCCCATATGGATGGCTTGTGCCCCCTCATTCATCAAGTAAAAATCTacatattcttaaatttatttatttattttatttttggctgcactggggatTTTGCTATTGCaccagggctttctctagttgtgctgcgtGGACCTCTCAACCACAGTGGCCTGTcaggttgcagagcacaggctctaggcacacgggcttcagcaatggtggcacaggggctcagttgccccactgcataggggatcttcccggactagggatcaaaccggtgtcccctacattgcaaggcagattcttaaccactggactactagggaaacCCTACATGTTCTTAATTCAATCCACCAGCTTCAGCTTCCCAACATGAAAGGTCCTGGAGGCAGACAGTCTCAGCCAATCCTTCCTGTAAAcgctaaggaaactgaggcagagagggtGAGAAACTTTCCACATTCACACAGCAAGCTGGTACAGGCAAGACTAGCACTAGGACTCCTGACTCGAAGCTCAGTGCTCTAGTTCTGCCTTTAGGAGCAGTCGCTTGAGGGAAGGATCTAGAAGCCGCAGGCCCCTGTTACTTTGTAACTCTCAAACCCAGCACCCAGAGCCTGAAGCCATGCGATTTAGAAGTGAGACACCGTACATTCTGACATGAGGCGTGGGCTTGACTCTTGGCTTCTTCCCTCACTAGCCAGGTGACCTTGGAGTCACAGTCTTGTCTCTCAAACCCTCAGTCTCAGTCTTCTCATGTGTAATTGGGATGACATCACCGGCAtcgcagtgggggtggggggcaagggttccccagtggctcagtggtaaagaatctgcctgccaatacaggagactcagattccatctctgggtcaggaagatcccctggaggaggaaatggcaacccactccagcattcttttttttatataattttatttatttatttttggctgtgctctgggtcttcgttgcagcatgggCTTTCCTCTGGTTGTGGGtatcaggggctactctccattgCAATGTAgttttctcattgtggtgtcatctcttgttgcagagcacgggctccagggcacaccggcttcagtagttgtggcacgagggctcggtagttgcagctcccgggctgtagagcacaggctcaatagttgtggcacatgaggttagttgctctgtggcatgtgggatcttactggaccaggaattgaatctgcatctcctgcattaacagatggatgctttaccactggtCCATCAGGGAaagcccccactccagtattcttgcctggagaatctccatggacagaggaacctggtgggctgtagtctatggggtcccaaagaatcagacacaactgagcaactgagcacacacccacaccatcatcatcatctctcCCTCGTCAACCAAATAGAGTGGTGCAGGCTAAATGATTAGTCAATgttcaaaaacaaaagcattgTTATCAACTTTTGCTCGAGTGTTCTTCTGGGCCTGGAGCACCAGTATGACTCCTTCCAGACCAAACCCACTCCACCCCACCAGCCCTGAGAATAACGCAGATGGCATGGGGCAAGTGAGTGGGACGGAAGGATGTCTCAAACATGAGTTTTGATGGCAGGAAGTGGTATTAACCCAGCCCTCAAATCCTGCCTGCAACCTTCTCCAATCTTGAAACTAATAAATAATAGAGACACCCAAAGAGCAACGGCCATTGAGAAATTAGCACTTTATTTGGGCTTTAAACCCTCTGCCCTCCCATGAAAATCTGGTGAGCTGTGCTGGCCCATATGAGTGAATGCTTATCCTTGGGTTAGAATAGGTTTAGACCGGAGCAAATCATACAGCCTGCTCTAGAATGTTCTTCCCTCTCTGCCCATATCTTCCCACTGGGAAAGGTAGGAAGGGCACAGCCTTCAAGGGGTTGTGGCTTTCTTCGGCACACAGAGTGCCATCCCCAATGCTCTCACATGGGGCAGAAAGGCTGACTCTGAATGcaggtggagaaagaaaaatggaaaagaaaaaggaggacttccttggaggtccagtggttaagactcccacgcttccaatgcaagggatgtggattcaatcaatccagggattgattcctggattcctggatggggaactaaaatcctgcatgccacatggtgaggccaaaaacaaaggaagaagaaaataaagatgtcaGACTTCTCTTCCACAGAAGCAGGGCCTGGCACGTAGACTTGGGTCACTGGAAAtaaagaggcagaagaaccacaCCCTGTGTTCTGACCTCTGTCTGATTGTGACCATGACTCCTGGTTATGAGTCCATGGCAAATCAGTTAACCCCCAATTGCCTCCTTTttttcatctgtacaatggggataatTATCCTAGTCCCTCCACCTCAACTGGgcgcttccctgatggctcagcaggtaaagactctacctgcaatgcaggagacacaggagacttgggtttgatccctgggttgggacaatatCCTGGGgatggaaaatggcaacccactccagtattcttgcctgaaaaggctcatggacagaggaacctggcaggcaatagtccgtggggtcgcaaagactcagacacgactgagagactgacacaCACCGCCACAATTAGTGAGAGTGAGGATTAAAAGACTGTTTGTATAAAAGACTTTCAGTGGTGCTGGACACAGTGAGGGCTCAGCTGGTGGCAGCTGGGTCATAGTCAATGTTCAGTGATTCCACCCACCAGCAGAGGTAACCCACCTGAGGTCTGATACATCTGTGGCAATTCCACCTCTCCATCCcgagtgagaaagagagaaagccaaAGAGTTGGGGGCCTTGTAtaccagaggccacaggactggagagcAAGTCCAGGATCTCGGAACATCAAAAAGACCCCTTCAAAATCATTCAGCTCAGTCTCCTTCAATTCTGCCTGAAGCTCAGGCAGAAGAGGTGATCTAAGTCAActtgagaaagagaaggaagagagctATATGGCTGACTTCCTGTGTAACCGCACACTGCAAGCACTTGACACACATAGTCTTATCGAATCCTCCCAAAACCCGGTGACTCGTGTGCTATCGTTACTCTGAGATGACTGACGAGGAACAGGGGCAAGAGGGGAAGTCAAGATTAGGCTGCCCCATTCCCAGCCCATGGCTCTGATCCACCAAGAAACCCTGTGCCccctttttattgaaaaaaattttttttgctgaagtagagttgctttacaatgttatgtttttttctgctgtccaacaaagtgagtcagccatacgtatacatatagcccctccatcctgaacctccctcccattcttTTCATCCCACCCAGCTAGATCACCAagggcatgcatgtgtgctaagtcacttctgtcgtgtctgattctttgcgacactatggaccatagcccgccaggatcccctatctacgggattctccaggcaagaatactggagtggtttgccattcccttctccaggggatcttcctgactcagggatggaacccatgtctcctgcattggcaggcagattctttactactagcaccaactgggaagcccctaggtcTCCACACcctttttttaatgacataaaattatgccagtgcaggagatgctaagagacacaagttcgatccctgggttgggaagatcccctggaggagggcaggtggagtattgcaggtggagtctttacctgctgagccatcagggaagcgcCCAGTTGAGGTGGAGGGACTAGGATAATTATCCCCATtgtccctggagaatcctatggacagagaagccgggcaggttatacagtccacagggtcccacagggtcagacaagactgcagtgactttgcacacacacacagagcacagaaTTATTCAGACctgcccctcccatcccccagaaCCCTCCAACTGTCACCCTGTAGAGGATGACGgtttccttgaagtggggatcACTCTTGAAGATAAGGCTGAGTCTCAGAAGCAAGGCAGTGGAGTAAGTAAGAAACATGGGTTGTGGAGTCCGGCTGCCTGGGTTTGACACATccactgtgtgaccctgggtgagCGGCTTGCTGTCTTGACCTCTCCACTTTCCTCCCCTGTAAAGAGGTCATGTGGGTACTCCCCACCCGTCGGTGAGGCGGGTAGTGATGAATGGGATCATCCGTGGAAGAGCCCTAGGGATTCCCTGGTCCCAGCAGTGGCCTTGGGGTGATGGGACTCTGTGTTCCACAGGTGGGCTCCTTCGGGAATGGCACGGTACTCAGGAACCACGTGGAGGTGGAGCTGGTGATGTTCCTGAGCGGTTTTAGCAGCTTCCAGGAGGAAGCCAGCAACCACAATCACCACGAGCACGTTCTGAGCATGCTCTGTGAAAAGCTCACGGATTGCCCGGATCTGCTTCACCTCCAGCCCCAGAACCTGAGGCTGGTCCACGGAGTCACCTCTGCTGTCGCCTTTGCCATTCAGACCTGGGAGATGGAAGAGCAAGTCACTGTCACCATCGTGCCGGCCTTCAGGGTCCTGAGTAAGGGAAAGCCCACCTGACTCACACACCTGCCCTCCCCAGGGGGGTACCCACAGCTGCTTCACCTCTCCTTTGCGGCCACGTGCAGACACCTGCATGCACCCATTCAACCCACATCCCGTGCTCGGTGCTGGGCGACTGAAATGCCTGGGACTGACTCAGCTCTGGCTATCCTTGTGGTTCAATGGGGCAAACAGATTTATCAAGGAATCACGCAGATAAATACATGattggagaggaagggagagtcaAGGAAGGGAAAGCATTAGAGCAACTCCTGGGGTGACTCTGGAATACTTACCCTGGGGGTGGGTGTTTCCCCAcgctatatataatagtttgcgtCATCAGCTAAACCCGAATTTCCAATCTATCCCTACCCCACCCATCTGTCTCCCCCTTTGGCaacacaggtctgttctctaggtctgtgaatctgtttctgcaaAACTCACTTTTCATTGTCAAGAAGGCAAGCCTTTAGTCTCTCAAGCTATGTggttccaggcttccctggaaagtgaaagtgaagtcggtcagtcgtgtctgactcttattgaccccatggactacagcccaccaggccctctgtccatgggattttccaggcatgagtactggagtggggtgccattgccttctccgttaacagcggctaggcatattatatttacttggagctggtatacttggtgacagccttagtgccctcggacacggcatgcttggccagctccccaggtaaCAGCAAGCACACGGCCGTCTGGACctccctggatgtgatagtcAAGCGCTTGTTGTAATGCGCCAGGCGCGATGCCTCGCCAGCGATGCGCTCGAAAATGTCGGTGacaaaggagttcatgattcccatggccttggacgAGATGCTGGTGTCCGGATGgacttgcttca
This genomic window contains:
- the LOC112579914 gene encoding histone H2B type 1-C/E/F/G/I-like, producing the protein MPEPAKSAPAPKKGSKKAVTKAQKKDGKKRKRSRKESYSMYVYKVLKQVHPDTSISSKAMGIMNSFVTDIFERIAGEASRLAHYNKRLTITSREVQTAVCLLLPGELAKHAVSEGTKAVTKYTSSK